The Psychrilyobacter piezotolerans genome has a segment encoding these proteins:
- a CDS encoding ABC transporter ATP-binding protein codes for MLKLNNLNKSFINNLGMTKNIFTDLNFHMKKGDFVSVIGSNGAGKSTLFNLIMGNTELDQGEVIISNKNITNFPKHKRNSFMSKVYQNPSFGTSPSMTVFENLSMADNKGEVFGLTFGLNKKRKNFYKETLAELDLGIEEQLDTKVGSLSGGQRQCLALIMATLKKPKLLLLDEHTAALDPKTSKIIMNKTSDIVKKEKIATIMITHNLQDAIDYGNRLIMLHEGNIILDIEEEEKKSLSVEKLLKIFNEKHLKLKDNEVFIV; via the coding sequence TTGCTTAAATTAAATAATTTAAATAAAAGTTTTATAAATAATCTTGGAATGACTAAAAATATTTTTACGGATCTTAATTTTCATATGAAAAAGGGAGATTTTGTTTCTGTAATCGGAAGTAATGGAGCCGGAAAATCCACTCTTTTTAACCTGATTATGGGTAATACGGAACTGGATCAGGGGGAAGTTATTATTTCCAACAAAAATATAACAAATTTTCCTAAACATAAAAGAAATAGTTTTATGTCTAAAGTATATCAAAACCCGTCTTTTGGAACATCTCCATCTATGACTGTATTTGAAAATTTATCCATGGCAGATAATAAGGGAGAGGTCTTTGGGTTAACTTTTGGATTGAATAAAAAAAGAAAAAACTTCTATAAAGAAACCTTAGCGGAGTTAGATCTCGGAATAGAAGAACAGTTAGATACCAAAGTTGGATCTTTATCGGGTGGGCAGAGACAGTGTCTGGCCCTCATCATGGCTACTTTAAAAAAACCAAAATTGCTGCTGCTGGATGAGCATACAGCGGCTCTTGATCCTAAGACCTCTAAAATAATCATGAATAAAACCAGTGACATAGTAAAAAAGGAAAAGATTGCAACTATAATGATAACTCATAATCTGCAGGATGCCATAGACTATGGGAACAGGCTTATTATGTTACACGAAGGAAATATAATACTGGATATTGAGGAAGAGGAAAAAAAGAGTTTAAGTGTGGAAAAACTCTTGAAGATATTTAATGAAAAACATCTAAAACTCAAAGATAATGAAGTCTTTATAGTATAG
- a CDS encoding ABC transporter permease, translated as MILGTLEQSLIFAFMVLGLYISYKILDFPDLTVDGSFSLGASVVAVSLVNGIDPIIAMILACIAGSLAGFITGYIHVKYNITNLLSGIIVMSGLYSINLRVMGRSNIPLFNANTMFTSGNSLLKIIVLLIAVKLILDFILKTKFGFALRAMGDNEVLLISLGINEKNIKIIGLMLANSLVAFSGGILAQYQGFSDIGMGTGTIITGLASIIIGESIFKETKFINMTLLVILGSVIYKFIISITLTMGMNPGDLKLITSIIVIAIMGSKNIKKFKGGAKLA; from the coding sequence ATGATACTAGGGACGTTGGAACAGAGTTTAATATTTGCATTTATGGTATTGGGACTTTATATTTCGTACAAGATACTGGATTTCCCGGATTTAACGGTAGATGGAAGTTTTTCCCTGGGGGCAAGTGTTGTTGCTGTTTCATTAGTTAATGGAATAGATCCAATAATTGCTATGATACTGGCATGTATCGCCGGGAGTTTAGCCGGGTTTATTACAGGATATATCCATGTAAAGTATAATATAACCAATTTATTATCCGGAATTATCGTTATGAGCGGGCTGTATAGTATTAATTTAAGGGTTATGGGAAGATCGAATATACCCCTATTTAATGCCAATACTATGTTCACGTCGGGAAACTCCCTTTTAAAAATCATTGTGCTGCTTATAGCTGTTAAGCTGATTTTAGATTTTATACTTAAAACAAAGTTTGGGTTTGCATTGAGGGCTATGGGAGACAATGAGGTTCTTCTTATTTCGTTAGGGATCAATGAAAAGAATATAAAGATAATAGGTCTTATGTTAGCTAACTCCCTGGTTGCGTTTTCCGGCGGAATACTGGCTCAATACCAGGGATTTTCAGATATTGGAATGGGAACCGGAACGATTATTACAGGACTTGCATCTATAATCATAGGAGAAAGTATATTTAAAGAAACAAAGTTTATCAACATGACCTTATTGGTTATATTAGGAAGTGTTATATATAAATTTATTATTTCAATCACCCTGACTATGGGGATGAACCCCGGGGATCTTAAACTTATTACTTCTATAATCGTAATTGCTATTATGGGGTCTAAAAACATTAAGAAGTTCAAAGGAGGTGCTAAACTTGCTTAA
- a CDS encoding ABC transporter substrate-binding protein, translated as MKKSILLLMILLVLAGCKKEENKKIKIGISQIVEHQALDSARRGFEKSLMDSGLDVEIEFQNAQGEFANSQLIANSFVKDKKDLILGISTPSAQSVYNATKEIPILVTAVTDLESAGLTGDNITGTSDMAPVREQFQIAKKLLPNLKKIGVIYNTSEQNSLVLIKKASLIAQELQIELVEVGISSVNDMSMALDTILTKVDALYTPTDNLVVSATPLILEKSNEHNIPVIACIEDQVKQGALVTVTIDYEKLGYQTGEMAVKILKGEDIKNIKVETLKDTDLIINKKSAEKYNVDLKNIDKLKNVKII; from the coding sequence ATGAAAAAAAGTATTTTATTATTAATGATTTTATTGGTATTGGCCGGGTGTAAGAAGGAAGAAAATAAAAAAATAAAAATAGGTATCTCACAAATTGTAGAACATCAGGCTCTCGACAGTGCCCGTAGAGGTTTTGAAAAATCCCTTATGGACAGCGGACTAGACGTTGAGATTGAATTTCAAAATGCCCAGGGGGAGTTTGCTAATTCACAACTTATAGCTAATTCCTTTGTGAAAGATAAAAAAGATCTGATCTTAGGTATTTCTACACCAAGTGCACAGAGTGTTTATAATGCCACTAAAGAGATTCCGATTTTAGTTACAGCTGTTACAGACCTTGAGAGTGCAGGATTAACAGGAGATAATATTACAGGAACCAGTGATATGGCACCTGTACGAGAACAATTTCAAATTGCTAAAAAATTATTACCCAATTTAAAAAAAATAGGAGTTATATATAATACCAGTGAGCAAAATTCCCTTGTACTTATAAAAAAAGCTAGTCTCATAGCCCAGGAGCTCCAGATAGAACTTGTAGAAGTTGGTATAAGCTCTGTAAATGATATGTCCATGGCACTTGATACCATATTAACCAAAGTAGATGCATTGTATACACCTACAGATAATCTGGTGGTCTCTGCAACACCACTAATATTGGAAAAATCCAATGAACACAATATCCCGGTTATTGCATGTATAGAGGACCAGGTAAAGCAGGGAGCCCTTGTCACCGTGACCATTGACTATGAAAAACTGGGATATCAGACTGGTGAGATGGCTGTGAAAATATTAAAAGGTGAAGACATTAAAAATATTAAAGTTGAAACATTAAAAGATACCGATTTAATTATTAATAAGAAAAGTGCCGAAAAATATAATGTTGATCTGAAAAATATCGATAAACTAAAAAACGTCAAAATAATTTAA
- a CDS encoding DUF642 domain-containing protein: MDNTHSSDSYKKNRGFTMIELLVVIGIIGLLSTTLVPKLRKELAKGKVAKVQHKLGLIRSKLSIDSNFSEEFPDLVNDDNLRNKFDIHSTEAFSSENGSYGETDRVVGIRDNQGGWFYNRTKGEIYANLPNGAYTYDTVYEIWKGEGFVTLEDLQNLEDVGNTVAMGVDENGKYINNPSFESLPRTVNTWSLFNEDEIEHWQTTATDGQIEVWNDGFQGVNAVEGDYFLELNANQVASLYQDIVTIPGTTLVWSVSHRGRTGTDTAALSVGGSGGDLDLQETMTTGNDGWVTYTQEYVVPEGQTVTRFSLDSIDSASSSLSVGNLIDNFTVSVKLDE; encoded by the coding sequence ATGGATAACACCCATTCTTCAGATTCATATAAAAAAAATCGTGGTTTTACCATGATAGAATTATTGGTTGTCATAGGAATAATCGGCTTATTGTCCACAACCCTTGTACCTAAGCTCAGAAAAGAGCTGGCTAAGGGTAAGGTTGCAAAGGTGCAGCATAAATTAGGTTTAATCAGATCAAAACTCTCCATCGACAGCAACTTTTCCGAAGAATTCCCTGACTTAGTTAACGATGATAATTTACGGAATAAATTTGACATACACTCTACCGAAGCATTTTCATCTGAAAATGGGTCTTATGGTGAGACCGATAGAGTTGTTGGAATCAGAGATAATCAAGGGGGATGGTTTTATAATAGAACCAAGGGTGAGATCTATGCCAATCTTCCCAACGGGGCATATACCTATGATACAGTCTATGAAATCTGGAAAGGAGAAGGTTTTGTTACCCTGGAAGATCTTCAAAATCTGGAAGATGTAGGAAATACTGTAGCCATGGGAGTGGATGAGAATGGGAAATATATAAATAACCCAAGCTTTGAATCGCTGCCTAGGACAGTCAATACATGGAGTCTTTTTAATGAAGATGAGATTGAACATTGGCAGACTACTGCTACAGATGGTCAGATAGAAGTATGGAATGATGGTTTCCAAGGGGTTAATGCTGTAGAAGGAGATTATTTTCTAGAACTCAATGCAAACCAGGTTGCTTCTCTATATCAGGACATTGTCACCATCCCCGGAACCACTTTGGTGTGGTCTGTCAGTCACAGGGGAAGAACAGGGACCGATACTGCTGCTCTGAGTGTAGGAGGCTCTGGCGGTGATCTGGATTTACAAGAAACCATGACAACCGGAAATGATGGCTGGGTAACCTATACCCAGGAATATGTGGTTCCTGAAGGACAGACTGTCACCAGGTTTTCTCTGGACTCTATCGATTCAGCAAGCAGCAGCCTGTCGGTAGGAAATTTAATCGATAATTTTACAGTAAGTGTTAAACTCGATGAATAA
- a CDS encoding helix-turn-helix domain-containing protein, whose protein sequence is MNKTVGNRIKKLRTKRKITLKDLSLLSDLSVGFLSQLERGMTSIAIDDLEKLSQIFDVDISFFFTHAANEKSYVMKSYERRVSPIARGNSIQYYLSKVIEDKQLLPRLIELLPGQKNAALEKEHEHEGEEFIYVLEGILTLVVDGVKTDLYPEYTAHYLTSSPHNWINNTNKTVKFITVNTPNFLIDADGELFYKNPNKEIKE, encoded by the coding sequence ATGAACAAAACTGTAGGGAATCGTATAAAAAAATTAAGAACTAAAAGAAAAATAACATTAAAAGATTTAAGTTTACTTTCAGATCTTTCAGTAGGGTTTTTATCTCAATTAGAAAGAGGAATGACCAGTATTGCAATCGATGATCTTGAAAAATTATCACAGATATTTGATGTTGATATAAGCTTCTTTTTTACTCATGCAGCAAATGAAAAGAGCTATGTGATGAAATCATATGAAAGAAGAGTTTCACCAATTGCCAGAGGGAATTCTATCCAATACTATCTTTCTAAAGTAATAGAGGACAAGCAGCTGCTTCCCAGACTCATTGAACTTTTACCGGGACAGAAAAACGCAGCATTAGAAAAGGAACATGAACATGAGGGGGAGGAATTTATATATGTGCTGGAAGGGATACTTACCCTTGTAGTGGATGGGGTAAAAACGGATTTATATCCAGAATATACTGCACATTATTTAACATCATCTCCCCATAACTGGATTAACAATACCAATAAGACAGTTAAATTTATTACTGTGAACACTCCTAATTTTTTAATAGATGCAGACGGAGAGTTGTTTTATAAAAACCCTAATAAGGAAATAAAAGAATAA
- a CDS encoding pyruvate formate lyase family protein — protein MNNKTKNRPLYIGEGELILGEKGERPAGAPAYPELCCHDNFDGLWYNKKIKYKILQRR, from the coding sequence ATCAATAATAAAACAAAAAATCGGCCCCTTTATATAGGTGAGGGAGAATTGATTTTAGGAGAAAAAGGAGAAAGACCGGCAGGAGCTCCTGCATACCCGGAATTATGCTGCCATGATAACTTTGACGGATTATGGTATAATAAAAAAATTAAATATAAAATTTTACAGAGGAGATAA